Proteins encoded in a region of the Zunongwangia endophytica genome:
- a CDS encoding RagB/SusD family nutrient uptake outer membrane protein has product MMKIYKITIIFISVLFWVSCDTDQLEQNNPTQLSPETFFQNEAQVRASVNAVYASLQTIGSYSRNYYYMMDNMAHDNTANIQQEANKIIFLNFSFDASSELVRAFWDSEFRGVNKANFVIENADRINAIPNSLLSQELKDKYIGEAKFLRALYYFNLVSRFGDVPLITTIPEGGQGLPRTASEEVYAQIITDLKDASQMLLPKAEEENGRATRGAAYAFLGKVYLYRENYTEAMNAFENLYGKYALAENYFDNFKEETEHGPEAIFAVEYDESMPNGAFWNSDVNGEGGNESSLRGQSYGMFDWFNAYPSDELRAEFEENDPRFDESFYTVGDTYAGGVITEISLDRPAGWRKYQNYYKRTNENLQSGINMNVIRYADVLLMMAEASNELGNQAEAIGYINEVRDRVDMPLLQDGLNQQEVFQAIVHERRVELAGEQVRFPDLVRWGLAEQELGQFGYQEGIHNLFPIPEVELNTNDNINSEDQNPGY; this is encoded by the coding sequence ATGATGAAAATATATAAAATTACAATAATTTTTATTTCTGTTTTATTTTGGGTTTCCTGTGATACAGACCAATTAGAGCAGAATAATCCGACTCAACTTTCTCCTGAAACGTTTTTTCAGAATGAAGCACAGGTTAGAGCATCGGTAAATGCGGTATATGCCAGTTTACAAACGATAGGTTCATATAGTAGAAATTATTACTATATGATGGATAATATGGCACATGATAATACTGCCAATATACAGCAGGAAGCTAATAAAATTATATTCTTAAATTTTTCCTTTGACGCCAGTTCAGAATTGGTTAGGGCATTTTGGGATAGTGAATTTAGAGGAGTTAATAAAGCCAACTTTGTAATAGAAAATGCAGATAGGATCAATGCAATCCCAAATTCTCTTTTAAGTCAGGAACTGAAAGATAAATACATAGGTGAAGCAAAATTTCTTCGTGCTTTATATTATTTTAATTTGGTGTCAAGGTTTGGAGATGTACCATTAATTACAACTATTCCAGAAGGTGGACAAGGGCTTCCAAGAACTGCTTCTGAAGAGGTTTATGCGCAGATTATTACCGATTTAAAAGATGCGTCTCAGATGTTATTACCTAAAGCTGAAGAAGAAAATGGAAGAGCAACCCGAGGTGCGGCCTACGCATTTTTGGGGAAAGTTTATCTATATCGTGAAAATTATACAGAGGCAATGAATGCTTTTGAAAATTTATATGGAAAGTATGCATTGGCTGAAAATTATTTTGACAATTTTAAGGAAGAAACAGAACATGGTCCTGAAGCTATCTTTGCGGTAGAATATGACGAGTCTATGCCTAACGGGGCTTTTTGGAATTCCGATGTGAATGGAGAAGGAGGAAATGAATCTAGCTTAAGAGGTCAGTCTTATGGAATGTTTGATTGGTTCAATGCATACCCATCAGATGAATTAAGAGCTGAATTTGAAGAGAATGATCCACGTTTTGATGAAAGTTTCTATACTGTGGGTGATACTTATGCTGGAGGTGTTATTACTGAAATTAGCTTAGACCGACCTGCAGGTTGGAGAAAATATCAAAACTATTATAAAAGAACTAATGAAAATCTGCAATCTGGCATAAATATGAATGTAATTCGCTATGCCGATGTACTTCTTATGATGGCAGAAGCGAGTAATGAGTTAGGAAATCAAGCTGAAGCAATCGGATATATTAATGAGGTACGAGATCGTGTCGATATGCCATTATTACAAGATGGACTTAATCAACAGGAAGTTTTTCAGGCAATTGTACACGAAAGGAGAGTTGAATTGGCAGGAGAGCAAGTACGTTTTCCCGATTTAGTAAGATGGGGGCTTGCAGAACAGGAGTTAGGACAGTTTGGCTATCAAGAAGGTATTCATAACCTTTTTCCCATTCCAGAGGTTGAATTAAATACAAATGATAATATTAATAGTGAGGATCAAAATCCTGGATATTAG